The Sphingomonas sp. G-3-2-10 DNA window TCCGCCCGCCGGGAAACACCAGCGCGCCGCCCGCGAACGACATCGCCTTGGCGCGTTCGACCATCAGCAGCTCGGGCGGCCCGCCCGCCACCTCGCGCATCACGACGATGGTGGCGGCGGGGTGAATCTCGGCTTCGGACATGCAACCGGACTAGGACCGGAATCGGCGCGCCGCAATCGCGCCGGTCAGTAGCGCACCTCGAACGCGTAATAGCCTTTCGCCCGCAGCCGCACCCGCGCCACGACATCGCTCGACGTCAGGAACAGCGTGCTGCCATCCTCGCCGAAAGCGCAGTTCGCGATCGCCTTGCCGGTAGCGATGATGCCGAGCAGCTTCCCCTCGGGCGACACGACATGGACCCCGCCCGGACCGGTCGCATAGACATTGCCGCGCACATCGACCTTCAGCCCGTCAGGCAGTCCGGGCAGCTTCGCCGCCAGTTGCGGCCGCGCATCGTGGAACAGGCGCGGCGGTCCCTTGGGCAGTCCGTCCTCGCCCAGATCGTAAGCCAGCACCTCGGGCCGCTCGGGGTCCGAAATCGCGACGTACAGAATGTCCTGCTTCAGATTGAGCGCGACGCCGTTGGGGCGCGTCAGGCGCTTGTCGATCGCGGTGATCGTGCCGTCCTTGGCGCGATAGAAGACGCCGTTGAACGGCAATTCCTTCAGCGGCGACTTGTCGCCCTCGGCAAGGCCATAGGGCGGATCGGTGAAATAGATGCCGCCACCCTTCCGCTCGACCAGATCGTTGCAGCTGTTGAAGCGCTTGCCCTCGTATCGATCGGCGAGGATCGTCTTCTTCTTCGTGCCCAGATGTACACTGGCGATTGCGCGGCTGCCGCTGTCGGCCATCAGGATTTCGCTGTCGCGGAAGGCGAGCCCGTTCGATCCCGCCTCGCGGATGCCCGGCGGGATCGGTCCCGCCAGCCCCGAGGGATCGAGGAACGGCTTCGCGCCTTCGCGCGGTCGCCATTGGTAGAGGATGTTCGAGGGGACGTCGGAAAAATAGAGGCACCGTTCCCAGATGTGCCACACCGGCCCCTCGGCCCATTTATAGCGGCTGGCGATCACTTCGATCGGCGAAGCGACGTCGACGATCGCGTCGAGCGCGGGATCGAGCCGGGTGATCCCGCCCACTTCCGCACGCGCCACCCCCGGCACGAACGGCAAAGCGGCCATGCCGGCCAGCGCCGCGCGGCGCGTGATCCTCAGATCGGTCATCGTCCCTCTCCCCTCAAACGAACGGCCAGATCAGCGCCGCCATCGCGAACATCACCAGCCCGGCGATGGTGGCGCAAAGCGTCCAGCTGCGGAAGGTCTGCGCTTCGGTCAGCCCCAGATACTGTTTCACCAGCCAGAAGCCGGTGTCGTTGACGTGACTGGCGATCGATGCGCCCGCGCCGATAGCAACCGTGACCAGCGCGATCCGGCTGGGGCTGAGCGCCGCCGCCGCGATCATCGGACCGGCAAGGCCCGCGGCGGTCACCATCGCCACCGTCGCCGACCCCTGGGCGATGCGCACGAACGCGGCGAGCAGGAAGGCGAAGACCAGTACCGAGACCTGCGCCGACGCCACCGCCGCGGTCACCTGTTGCCCCGCGCCCGACGCGATCAGCACTTCCTTGTACGCTGCCCCCGCACCGACCACGAGCACCATCAGCCCGGCGGGCGCCAGCGCACGGGTCATGATGTCGCCGATCGTCTCCAGCGGCGCGCCGACGCGCAGGCGCAGCCACAGGGTGACGAAGATGCACGACAGGATCAGCGCGGTGAAGGGATGGCCCACGAACTGCAGCACGGTCTTCGCCGTCCCCTCGCCCAGCCATTGGCCGGCCACCGCCGCGAGGAGGATCAGCGCCAGCGGCACCAGCATCGCCACCAGCGCGGGCCAGAAACCGATCGGTGCGGTCTGCGGCGCGCCTTCGTCGAGCATTGCCGGCGGCGTGGTATCGCCCCAGCCCGGCGCGCCGTGGAACAGCCGGGCGAACACCGGCCCCGCGACGATCGCGGCGGGAATGCCGCAGATCAGCCCGTAAAAGGCGAGCAGCCCGTAATCGGCGCCGATCAGTTCGGCGACCGCCACCGGGCCGGGATGCGGCGGCAGCAGCGCATGCATCGCCATCAGGCCCGCGAGCAGCGGAAGCGCAAAATAGGTCACGCGCCGCTGCGCGCTCACCGCCAGCGTGGTCAGCAACGGGGCGAGGATAATGAAAGCCACGTCGAAGAACAGGGGGATACCGACGATGATCCCGCTCGCGGTCAGCGCGCCGGGCATCCGCTTCTCCCCGAAGACCGCAAGCATCCGCTTCGCGATCGCATCGACGCCCCCGGAGGCCTCGAGCAGCCCGCCCAGCATCGCGCCGAGCCCGATCACCACCGCGACGAAGCCCAGCGCTTCCCCGGTCCCCTTGCGGATCGAGGCCAGCACCGCCTGCGGATCCGCGCCGAATGCAAGTCCGGTAAGCAAGGCGACGATCAACAGCGCGAGGAACGCCTGCACCTTGAACCGCAGAACCAGGACGATCACCGCCGCGATGCTCAGCGCGACGATCAGCAGGGTCATTCCCATCAGGCGATCTCTACCTTTGTCTCGATTGCCGCCGCGGGTACGCCGCTCTCCCCGCGCTCGGTGATGTCGAAGCGGCCAGAGGCGCGGATATCGTCCGACGAGCTGCCGACATGCATGATGAACTTGCCCGGCTCGATCACCCAGCGCCCGCCGATCCAGATCGCCATCTGCTCGGGCCGCAGCCGGAAGGTGACGCGTTTCGACTGGCCGGGCTCCAGCGCGATGCGTGCGAAACCGCGAAGCTCCTTCACCGGTCGCGCCACCGATGCGACCAGATCGGTCACATAGAATTGCACGACTTCCTCACCCGCCACGGTGCCGGTGTTGGTGACCTGCACCCGGAATGCCACGCTGGGATCGCCAACCGTCTGCGTCATCACGAACGGATCGCTGTACAGGAAGGCGGCATAGCTCAGCCCGTGCCCGAACGGGAACAGCGGCCCCACCGCCACGTCGCGATAGCGTGCGCTGTCCACCGCGAGGTCCGCATTCGCGGGGCGGCCCGTCGGCAGATGAGCATAGGTCATCGGCGCCTGTCCGGTCACGCGCGGGATGCCGATCGGCAGCTTGCCGCCCGGGTTCGCGGCACCCGTCAGCACATCGACGATCGCTGGGCCGCTTTCCAGCCCGAGGAACCAGGTTTCGAGCACCGCCGGAATGCCCGTCAGCGCCTCCTCCAGCGCCAGCGGGCGCCCGTTCATCAGGATCGCGACGATGGGTTTACCCGTCTCGCGGATCGCCTTCACCAGCGCCATCTGCGCGCCCGGCAGGCCGATGTCCGCCCGGCTGCGCGCCTCGCCGCTATGGTCGTAATCCTCTCCGATCGCGAGCAGCACCACGTCCGCCCGCTTCGCCGCCGCGACGGCCGCCGGGATACCGGCAAGGCTGTCCTCGCGCACCGATACGCCGGGCTGATATTCGACCGACGCGCCCGAGGCTTGCAGCGCCCGGCGCAGCGTCACCGCATCCTCTGCCTGTCCCCGCGCGCGCCACGAACCCAGCGTCGACGACGCATCGTCGGCCAGCGCCCCGATCAGCGCGATATTGCGGCCCGGCTTCAGCGGCAGCAGCCCGCCATCGTTGCGCAACAGAACGATCGATCGCTGCGCCGCCTTGCGCGCCAGCGCACGGGCAGCGGGCAGGATCTTCCCGTCGGTCGCCGGATCGCCGAAACCGAACGGATTGTCGAACAGGCCCAGCCGGTCCTTGGCCATCAGGATCCGCTCCACCGCCTGATCGACCAGCGGCAGCAGTGCGGGATCGGCCTTCACCGCTTCGCCCAGCGATTCGGCATAGACCGAACCCGCCATGTCCATGTCGATTCCCGCCTTCAGCGCCAGCGCGGCGGCCTGGGCCGGGGTTTCGGCGACGCCGTGGTTGATCAGTTCGCGGATCGCGTTCCAGTCGCTGACGATCAGCCCGTCATAGCCCCATGAGCCGCGCAATTCCTTTCGGATCAGCGGCTCATGCGCGGTCATCGGGATCCCGCCGATATCGTTGAACGCGGTTATGAAGCTCCCAGCCCCGGCTTTCGCGGCGGCGTGGAACGGCGGCAGATAGACTTCGTGCAGCGTCCGATCGGAAATGTCGGCGCTGTCGTAATCGCGCCCGCCCGCCGCCGCGCCATATCCGGCGAAATGCTTGACGCACGACATCACTCGCTTGCCCCGCGACAGGCTGTCGCCCTCGAAGCCCTGCACCTGCGCCACCGCCATGCGCGATCCCAGATAGGGGTCCTCGCCCGCGCCCTCGACCACCCGGCCCCAGCGCGCGTCGCGGGCCACGTCGACCATCGGCGCGAAGGTCCAGTGCAGCCCCGCCGCCCACGCCTCTTCCGCGGCCAGCCGCGCCGTGTCGCGCATCAGATCGGGGTCCCAGCTCGCGGCGAGCGCCAGCGGCACGGGCAGGATGGTGCGGTACCCGTGGATCACGTCCATCGCGAACAGGATCGGGATCTTCAGCCGCGATTCGGTGACCGCCACCTTCTGCAACGCGCGCAGCGCTTCGGCCCCGGCGACATGCAGGAACGATCCCACTTCGCCCCGCCGCACCCGATCGAGCATCGGGCCATCGAGCCGCGAATTGAGCGATTTCTGCCGCCCGCCCGGGATCTGGGTCATCTGGCCAAGCTTCTCGGCCAGCGTCATCTTCGCGATCAGCGCGCGGATCCAGTCCTGCCGGTCCGGCGAACCCGCCGCCAGCGCCGGTACGCGCAGCATCGCCGCCGCCAGCATCCCGCCGGCCAGCACCCCCCGCCGGTCGATCATGCGGTCAGCCTGATCGCGCGATGTTCGCGGGCCGAGCGGTAGATCGCTTCGATCAGCCGCATGTCGCGCAGCCCTTCCTCGCCCGCCGCCTTCGGCTCCCGGCCGGTCAGCGCCGCCTGCGCCAGTTCGTCGAGCTGGCCGGCCCATTGCGATTTCCTCGCGGGCGGCAGGGTGATCTGCTCGGTCTTCCAGTTCTGCCGCGCCCAGAGCTGATGCCCCTCATAGGGCGTCGCAGGCTCCATCCCGATCCAGCCCTTGGTGCCCGTCACGCGGAAGGCATTGTGGCCCGAACTGTAGGAAGACACGCAATTGGCGATCACGCCCGAGGGGAATTTGAGCTGGAAATCGATCCGGTCCTCGACCGTTTTGAACCGCGGATCGCTCTTGTCGGTCGATTCCATCGCCGAAACTTCGATCGGCTCCTCCCCTGCCAGATAGCGCGCGGCGTTCAGGCTGTAGATACCGATATCCATCAGCGATCCGCCGCCCGACATCGGCCGGTCGAGCCGCCATTGACCCGGCTGGGCATAGAAACCGCTCTCGGCGGTGATCAGCGTGGGGCGGCCGACGATCCCGGCGCGAAGCTGCTCGACGACGTATAGATTGTGCTGCTCGAAATGGCAGCGATAGCCGATCATCAGCTTGCGGTCGGCGCGCTTCGCCGCCGCGATCATCGCTTCGGCTTCGGCGGCGGTGTTCGCCATCGGCTTTTCGCACAACACATGTTTTCCCGCCTGCGACGCGCGGATCGAATATTCGGCATGCATCGAATTGGGCAGGACGACATAGACCAGATCGATGTCGGGATTGTCCCTGATCCGGTCATAGTCGGCATAGCTGTAGCGATGCGTTTTCGGGATGCCGTATTCGGACCCGTATTTCTCCAGCTTGGCCGGGGTGCCGCTGACCAGAGCCGTCAGCCGGGCGAACTCGCAATCCTTGATGCGCGGCATGATCTGGTTGACCGCATAGCTGCCCAGACCGACCACGGCATATCCCAGCTTGCGCCCACTCTGCAGCGCTTCGGCAAGCGCCGCGTTGGGCAGCGCGCTCGCCACCAGCCCCACCCCCATGCCGCGCAGCATGTCGCGCCGGCCCAGCCCGTCAAAGCCCATCGCCCTTCTCCTCGTCCGATCCGGGCAAGCATGTCGCGGGTTGACTCCACCCGGCTGCCGCCTTCATTCTGTTAGCGCTATCATCAAAAGACGATCCGGCAAAGAGCCGGACGCGAGATGGCTGGGGAGAGGAAATATGAGCGAGCGATTCTCGCGCCGGGAGGCTGTGGCCGCGATTCTGGCGCTGGCCGCCGGCGGATGCAGCGGTGGCAGCGGCAGCAGCGGTGGCGGCGCAACCGTCACGCCTCCATCCACGCCATCCCCCTCTCCCACGCCAACGCCCAGCCCCACGCCGACACCGCTGTCGGCTGCACCGGTCAAGCCCAATGCTGCCGCGAAGAACATGCGCTTCGGATCGGCCGTCGCGTGGAGCGCGGCTGGTGCGGACGCGGGCTCGTTCGCCAATCCCAGCTATGCCGCTCTGCTCGAGCGCGACTGCGCGATCCTCGTTCCCGAGAATGAGCTGAAATGGCAGGCGATCCGGCCCAATGCGGCGACGTTCGATTTCACCCGTTTCGACGCGATGCTGGCCTATGCGGAGTCGAAAGGGATCGCGATGCGCGGCCACACCTTGCTGTGGCACCAGCGCCGCTGGATGCCGGCATGGGCCGAAAGCCATGCCTATGGCGCGGGTACGGCCGAGGCCACACGGATCCTGACCGAGCATATCCAGACCGTCACCCGCCGCTACGGCAATCGCATCGCCAGCTATGACGTGGTCAACGAAGCGGTCGATCCGTCGACCGGCAATCTCTACGAAACCGCGCTCAGCACCGCATTGGGCGGCGCGATCCCGACGCTCGACCTCGCATTCCGCACCGCGCGCGCCGAACTGCCGGCGACGCAGCTGGTGTATAACGACTATATGAGCTGGGAGGCCGGCGGCGCGACCCACCGCGCGGGCGTGCTGGCCTTGTTGCAGGGGTTCAGGGCGCGCGGCGTGCCGGTCGACGCGCTGGGCATCCAGAGCCATATCGGCATCTATTCGAACACGCCCGTAGCCACGCTGGTCGTCAATCAGAGTCCCGACTGGCGCGCCTTCCTCGATGCCGTGGTCGCGCTCGGCTACAAGCTGGTGATCACCGAGATGGACGTGCGCGACACCGGCCTGCCCGCCGATATTCCGACGCGGGACCAGGCGCTGAGCGACTATGCCCGCGCCTATCTCGATCTGATGATGAGCTATCCCGCGCTGAAGGACGTGCTCTTCTGGGGGCTGTGCGACAAATATAGCTGGCTGCAAGGCTTCGAACCGCGCGCCGACGGGCAACCGCGACGCCCTTGCCCGTATGACAGCAGCTTCAATCCCAAGCCGATGCAGAACGCGATCGCAGCGGCCTATGCCGCGACCAGCGCACGCCCCTGAAGCGCAGTGTGGATCGCCTGGGCCCGGTCCAGCAGCGCGGGATCGGCGCCCGGCTCCGAATGGCGTTTCGGCGGTGTCAGGGCCGCGAGCGAAGGCATGTGATCCAGCCCCGCAGCACGCGCCAGCACGGATTCGTGTCCGGGCCCATCGGCGCACAGCCGGTCATAGTCGAGGAAATGCTGCCGCGCCGCGACTGTAGCGGGCTGGGCCAGCAACGCCTGATGCACGCTGATCCAGCATTTCAGCCAATAGTCGATCCGGGCCCGGGATTCCCCCGGGCCTGGCGCGCCGTCGAAGCCGAACGGCCGCTGGTCCGCGCCGAACTCATGATGCCCCAGCCAGCTCATATAGCGCCGCCGGAACGGGTCCTCCGCCGCCAAGGCACAGGCCCGGACATGCTGCGTCCGCAGCGAATTCGCCTGTTGCAGCGGGTCGCGGAACGGATGGAGCAGAATCGCGTCGGGGAATGCCTCGACCAGCGCGCCGGGCCGCAACACATTGTTGTTGTTCTTCGACAGGTATCGCGCGCCGCTATGCCGCAGCAGCACCAGCCGCACATAGTCGCGGAACGCCGCAATCGTGTCCGGCGCAACGGGTTCGGGAAACAGCGCCTCGCGCGTCAGATAGTGCTCACCTTCACGCACCCGCCAGAACACTTCCTCGATCGCCTCGGGGCTGTCGAGATCGTGCGTCAGGCCGTCGCCATGCCCGCGCTCGCGCCTCTCGACATGGCGCGCAAGGCCGCGTCCCAGCCGCGCCCAGCTGTTGGGTGCCAGCGGAAAGGGCATGTCGCGATAGGATAGCGAGGCGAAATCCCCGCTCGCGTGGATCGCCCGCATCAGCACTGTGGTGCCCGCCCGCGCCAGTCCGCACACGAACACGGGCGCCTTCGCTTCGATTCCGTTCAGCGCCCGGCGATGGCTCGCCCGCTCGATATCGAACGTGGCCTCGAGGACCGGGCGGAATCCGAGCGCGATATGGTGGAGGATGCGGTCAGCGCGGCTGTACACGGCGCTTCAGCGCGGGGGCGATCTGCCAGCGGACCAGCGCATAGCCCAGCGTCAGCGGCATTACCCACAGCCGCTGCTGCCACGGCATCACTGCGCCGCTTGCCCATTCGAACGCCAGCACGATCAGCAGCGGCGCGGCGGTCACCGCCAGCAATCGGCCCGCGCGGATCGACGCGGCGAACAGCCGGCGCGCGAGCAATTGCATCGCCCGCTCTTTCAGCCGTTCGGAAACCCCGCTGCGCCGGATCACCCGCAGCGAGCGCAGGCCGCTGGCATTCATCTCGGCAAAGGCCGGGATCAGCGGCAGCCCGCGCGCCAGTTCCAGCACCGCGACCAGCGCGAGGAACAGCGCCAGCATCAGCGTGCGCCCTTGCCGCGAATGCGCCGGATCAGCCGCTTGAACGGATACCAGAGCACCGAGAATATCCCGAGCAGGATCGATCCGACGATGCCGAACGCAACACCCACCGCGCCAAGCCCGAGGCCGGGTCCACTATACGCCATCGCCGCTTGCGGTGCGATCAGGAGGAGGCACGCCGCGGCGGCGGCGAACAGGCGGGGTGGGGTCAATTGCATTTTGCGCTCGCTGCTGCCTGGATGGCCGCGCCATCCTTTTGGGGGGAAAGATATCGCGCCCAGCTGATCGCCATGCGGCGCTTGTCGGCATTGGCGGAGATGAAGCGCCAGCGGAGCGTGCCGTCGGGCGCCATGCGGACGAGGCGGCCCTGCTCGGTCTCCTCGATCATCGCGTCGCCATTGGGCAGCGGCGTCCCCCGCCCCTGCGCCCGCGTGGCGAGCCTGTTGCGCTCGAACCCCGCCTGCCACGGTGAACCGGTCTTTCCCGTCGCGAAATCGACGACAAGCAGCTGGTTTACCCCATCGACCTGCTCGTCCGCATCACTGATGCGGATATTATTGTCGAAAACCGAGATGCGATGATCGTCGATGATCTCGACATCATGCTGAAACCGCCAAGGCGCAGTCCGCCACCAGATGATCTTGCCCGTCGAAGGCCGATAGAGCGCGACCAGCGACAGGTTGCGCATGCTGAGGAACAGATCGCCGCGCTGCCAGTACGGCCCGCTCTCGAACACCGGCTGGATGTCGTTCAGGTGGAACGGATCGTCCATATAGGGCCGGCTGCCCCATAAATGCGCGAGGCCGCTGCGCTGAAGGATATCCGCGATCCGGGTAACACCGATCAGCTTTCCGTCGGGCGAAACCTGCGCCAGCGCATCGTCCCAGAAACCCGGCTTCACATTGGGCTGGCGCGGCTGGGGAAAGCGATATCCGGTCCAGATGCTGCCGTCCGGCCCCTGCTCGGTCGCGTGGTGGAAAATGCCGTCGATCGACCAGATCAGCTTCCCACAGGCGTCGTAGCGCGCCAGCGGCGAGCTGTCGTGCAGCACGATGCTGCCGTCGCCCAGCAGCAACGGGTGCATCAGCCGGTTGCGCGCCGCATCCTTGTCACGCCGGACGTCGGTGAGGACCGAAGCGAAGGCGGATCGTGCATTGGCCGCGTCGACATCAGGCACGAATTCGTGGACGACGAGACCGTCCTTCAGCCGAAGCAGTTGCACCACCGATCGCCCGCGCTGCAAGTCGAACGGAGAGACCAGCACATAGCCGGGATCAGTGAAGTCCTGATCGGGATTGCGCCAGAATCCCGCCGGCAAGGGTTCGACCACCGCGCGTCCAGCCCAGGGCTCGGGCCCCTTGAAGCTGTTGCCGATCGTATCGGGCACTCGCGCCAGCGTGATTGCGATCCGGCCGGGCGTACCTGCCCGTTCCCACCCATCGACGAGCGATCCGAACCCAATCGACAACGCCAGCCCCGAAAGTCCCGTCAATAATAGGGACCAGAGCGGCACCGGACGCGCAACTATTCGCTCGATCCGTCCGCGCGGCTCGTCAATGGCGTCATCCGCCGACTTACGGTTTACATTCCCGCTCAGCTCAAAACCCTTCGATCCGCCCCGTCGTTACGGTTCGGTTACGTATATTTCCGGAGGATTTCGCTTGATGTCTGGGTTCAGGCGGGCAGCAACACGCGAGCAATCAACCCGCCTTCGGGACGATTCTCGACGGTGGCATCTCCGCCATGCGCGCGAGCAACGGCACGCACGCTGGCCAGCCCCAGCCCGATGCCGCCGGTATCCCGATTGCGCGACGGTTCGCCGCGGAAGAACGGCTCGAACACGCGATCGATATCTTCCAGCGCGATGCCCGGCCCCTCGTCGCGGACTTCGATCTCCACCTGCCCGTCGCGCTCAGCCAGAGTCACTTCGGCGCTGCCCGCATATTTCACGGCGTTGCAGACAAGGTTCGACAACAGCGCCTTCAGCGCCACCGCATTGCCGTCGAGCACGATCGGCTCTCCCGGTGCGAGTGCGACCTTGTGCCCCTGATCGATCAGATCGTCGGTCACATTCTCCGCCAGCGAACGCAGATCGAGCGGTCGGCGCGGGCCAGGCTGGTTGGTGTCGCGGACAAAGGCCATCGCCGCAGCGACCATCGCCTCCATTTCGCGGATATCCTTCTCGCACGACTGGCGCACCGGATCGGGTGCATTTTCCAGCCGCAACTCCAGCCGCATCAACGGCGTGCGCAGATCATGGGCGACCGCCGCGATCACCGTGGAGCGATCGTCGACATAGCGATTGAGGCGCGCCTGCATCTGGTTGAACGCCGCCGCCGCTTCGGCGATCTCGGCGGGCCCGGTCAGCGCCAGCGGCGCCGCGCGCGGATCGCGCCCCAGCCGGTCCGCCGCCTCGGCGAACGCTGCGATCGGCTTGGCGAGCCGCCGCGACAGGATCCACGCAAAGGGAATGACCGCCAACGCGCCGGCGAGAAGCCAGGTCAGGCTCATCCATTGCCACGCCGCCATTCCGTGCCGCTCGGTGCGAAGCTTGATCAGGCTGCCGTCCGGCCGGCGATAGGTCGCCACGAACTCGCCCACCGCGATCACGTCGCGCGCTGCCGAGGGATTGGCGGGCAACACCGGCGGCGGCAGGCGCGAACGGTCGAAGACCTGAGACGGTTTTGAAAAGGCCGGTGCGATGAACCCGAAGTCGACGCGATCCTCGGGCACGCCCAGGGCCATCGCCAGCGACAAGCGGGTCCGCTCGGTCCTCGGCTCCCACACGCTGGGATCGATCTTCGCGTCCGCGTCCTCCTCGAGACCCTGTACATGGCCCACCGCACCGGTCAGCGCCTGCGCGACCTGCCCGATCGTCGTCACTCGCGCCGCCGGAGTCGGCACCGCGAACGACAGGCTGAAATTGAGCAGCTGGACCAGCGCAACGCAGGCCAGCATCAGCAGGAAGATCCGCAGGAACAGCGGCGAAGCCGCGCTGTCCCGCCGGAGCAGGTTCATGCGCGCGACACGCGGGGCACGAACAGATAGCCTTCGTTGCGCACGGTGCGGATGATCTCGTCCGCCCCCGCGCGCAGCTTGCGCCGCAACCGGCTGACCTGCACGTCGATCGCCCGGTCATAGGCGTCGGAATCCGGTCCGCGGGCGGCCGACAACAGGGCTTCGCGTGACAGCACCCGGCGCGGCCGCTCGATGAACACGCGCAGCACCGCGAATTCGCCGTCGGTCAGTCCGACCAGCACGCCCTGCGGATCGAACAGTTCGTGCGAGGCGAGATCGATTCGCCAGCCGTCGAACACATATTGGTGCCCGTCGCTGACCGTGCCCGCCCCGCGACGGCGCAGCGCCGCACGCACCGTGGCGAGGATCTCGCGCGGGCTGCAGGGTTTGGTCAGGTAATGACCCGCGCCGACCTCGAGGCCGAGGATGCGGTCATGTTCCTCGCCCAGCGCGCTCAGGAACACGATCTCCGGGCCGTCGTCGCGCGCGATGCGGCGGCAGGCGCTCAGGCCATCCTCGCCCGGCATCATCACGTCGAGGATGATCAGATCGACCGGAATCCGGGCGAGGATCTGGTCCATGTCGCGCGCGCTGGCGGCGGTCTCGACGCGATAGCCGCGCGCGCCGAGGCTGTCAGCCAGCAACTGGCGGATATCGCGATCGTCGTCCACGACGAGCAGGGTCGCTGCTGCGGCAGCAGTGGTCGGAGTCTGGTGAAGCATGTTTCCGGCTTTGCGTGTGAATGTGTTCGGAATGTTTCCGGATAGCACGCCGCTCCGAGTCGAGTTGTATCAGTTTGTATCAGTCGGGATCGGCTTCGGGGCCGATCGCCGCCGGCTTGTCCTGCATCGGACCATTCAGCGCCCGGTCCAGCGCCTCGCGATCGAGCGCGCCGTCCCAGCGCGCCACCACGATCGTCGCCACCGCATTGCCGATGAAATTGGTCAGGCTGCGGCATTCGCTCATGAACCGGTCGACGCCCAGGATCAGCGCCATCCCCGCCAGCGGCACCGACGGCACGATCGACAGCGTCGCCGCCAGCGTGATGAACCCGGAACCGGTAACCCCCGCCGCCCCCTTCGAACTGATCATCGCGATCAGCAGCAGCGACACTTGCTGGCCCAGCGACAGATCGGTCCCCGTCGCCTGCGCGATGAACAGCGCGGCCAGCGTCATATAGATGTTGGTGCCGTCGAGATTGAACGAATAGCCTGCGGGCACGA harbors:
- a CDS encoding Gfo/Idh/MocA family oxidoreductase, yielding MGFDGLGRRDMLRGMGVGLVASALPNAALAEALQSGRKLGYAVVGLGSYAVNQIMPRIKDCEFARLTALVSGTPAKLEKYGSEYGIPKTHRYSYADYDRIRDNPDIDLVYVVLPNSMHAEYSIRASQAGKHVLCEKPMANTAAEAEAMIAAAKRADRKLMIGYRCHFEQHNLYVVEQLRAGIVGRPTLITAESGFYAQPGQWRLDRPMSGGGSLMDIGIYSLNAARYLAGEEPIEVSAMESTDKSDPRFKTVEDRIDFQLKFPSGVIANCVSSYSSGHNAFRVTGTKGWIGMEPATPYEGHQLWARQNWKTEQITLPPARKSQWAGQLDELAQAALTGREPKAAGEEGLRDMRLIEAIYRSAREHRAIRLTA
- a CDS encoding sulfotransferase, which codes for MYSRADRILHHIALGFRPVLEATFDIERASHRRALNGIEAKAPVFVCGLARAGTTVLMRAIHASGDFASLSYRDMPFPLAPNSWARLGRGLARHVERRERGHGDGLTHDLDSPEAIEEVFWRVREGEHYLTREALFPEPVAPDTIAAFRDYVRLVLLRHSGARYLSKNNNNVLRPGALVEAFPDAILLHPFRDPLQQANSLRTQHVRACALAAEDPFRRRYMSWLGHHEFGADQRPFGFDGAPGPGESRARIDYWLKCWISVHQALLAQPATVAARQHFLDYDRLCADGPGHESVLARAAGLDHMPSLAALTPPKRHSEPGADPALLDRAQAIHTALQGRALVAA
- a CDS encoding glycoside hydrolase family 3 N-terminal domain-containing protein; translated protein: MIDRRGVLAGGMLAAAMLRVPALAAGSPDRQDWIRALIAKMTLAEKLGQMTQIPGGRQKSLNSRLDGPMLDRVRRGEVGSFLHVAGAEALRALQKVAVTESRLKIPILFAMDVIHGYRTILPVPLALAASWDPDLMRDTARLAAEEAWAAGLHWTFAPMVDVARDARWGRVVEGAGEDPYLGSRMAVAQVQGFEGDSLSRGKRVMSCVKHFAGYGAAAGGRDYDSADISDRTLHEVYLPPFHAAAKAGAGSFITAFNDIGGIPMTAHEPLIRKELRGSWGYDGLIVSDWNAIRELINHGVAETPAQAAALALKAGIDMDMAGSVYAESLGEAVKADPALLPLVDQAVERILMAKDRLGLFDNPFGFGDPATDGKILPAARALARKAAQRSIVLLRNDGGLLPLKPGRNIALIGALADDASSTLGSWRARGQAEDAVTLRRALQASGASVEYQPGVSVREDSLAGIPAAVAAAKRADVVLLAIGEDYDHSGEARSRADIGLPGAQMALVKAIRETGKPIVAILMNGRPLALEEALTGIPAVLETWFLGLESGPAIVDVLTGAANPGGKLPIGIPRVTGQAPMTYAHLPTGRPANADLAVDSARYRDVAVGPLFPFGHGLSYAAFLYSDPFVMTQTVGDPSVAFRVQVTNTGTVAGEEVVQFYVTDLVASVARPVKELRGFARIALEPGQSKRVTFRLRPEQMAIWIGGRWVIEPGKFIMHVGSSSDDIRASGRFDITERGESGVPAAAIETKVEIA
- a CDS encoding SMP-30/gluconolactonase/LRE family protein codes for the protein MTDLRITRRAALAGMAALPFVPGVARAEVGGITRLDPALDAIVDVASPIEVIASRYKWAEGPVWHIWERCLYFSDVPSNILYQWRPREGAKPFLDPSGLAGPIPPGIREAGSNGLAFRDSEILMADSGSRAIASVHLGTKKKTILADRYEGKRFNSCNDLVERKGGGIYFTDPPYGLAEGDKSPLKELPFNGVFYRAKDGTITAIDKRLTRPNGVALNLKQDILYVAISDPERPEVLAYDLGEDGLPKGPPRLFHDARPQLAAKLPGLPDGLKVDVRGNVYATGPGGVHVVSPEGKLLGIIATGKAIANCAFGEDGSTLFLTSSDVVARVRLRAKGYYAFEVRY
- a CDS encoding gluconate:H+ symporter, which translates into the protein MGMTLLIVALSIAAVIVLVLRFKVQAFLALLIVALLTGLAFGADPQAVLASIRKGTGEALGFVAVVIGLGAMLGGLLEASGGVDAIAKRMLAVFGEKRMPGALTASGIIVGIPLFFDVAFIILAPLLTTLAVSAQRRVTYFALPLLAGLMAMHALLPPHPGPVAVAELIGADYGLLAFYGLICGIPAAIVAGPVFARLFHGAPGWGDTTPPAMLDEGAPQTAPIGFWPALVAMLVPLALILLAAVAGQWLGEGTAKTVLQFVGHPFTALILSCIFVTLWLRLRVGAPLETIGDIMTRALAPAGLMVLVVGAGAAYKEVLIASGAGQQVTAAVASAQVSVLVFAFLLAAFVRIAQGSATVAMVTAAGLAGPMIAAAALSPSRIALVTVAIGAGASIASHVNDTGFWLVKQYLGLTEAQTFRSWTLCATIAGLVMFAMAALIWPFV
- a CDS encoding endo-1,4-beta-xylanase, translating into MSERFSRREAVAAILALAAGGCSGGSGSSGGGATVTPPSTPSPSPTPTPSPTPTPLSAAPVKPNAAAKNMRFGSAVAWSAAGADAGSFANPSYAALLERDCAILVPENELKWQAIRPNAATFDFTRFDAMLAYAESKGIAMRGHTLLWHQRRWMPAWAESHAYGAGTAEATRILTEHIQTVTRRYGNRIASYDVVNEAVDPSTGNLYETALSTALGGAIPTLDLAFRTARAELPATQLVYNDYMSWEAGGATHRAGVLALLQGFRARGVPVDALGIQSHIGIYSNTPVATLVVNQSPDWRAFLDAVVALGYKLVITEMDVRDTGLPADIPTRDQALSDYARAYLDLMMSYPALKDVLFWGLCDKYSWLQGFEPRADGQPRRPCPYDSSFNPKPMQNAIAAAYAATSARP